The following proteins are encoded in a genomic region of Sparus aurata chromosome 11, fSpaAur1.1, whole genome shotgun sequence:
- the plpp2b gene encoding phospholipid phosphatase 2b, protein MTEKKMKELRKKKLYVVMDVMCVVVAALPFIIMTIVSKPYQRGVYCEDESIRYPLKPDTITHGMLAAVTISCTVIIISSGEAYLVYSKRIYSNSDFNQYVAALYKVVGTFLFGAAVSQSLTDLAKYTIGRPRPNFMAVCAPKVCKGYMQEINCTGKLQDVTESRLSFYSGHSSFGMYCMLFLALYVQARLSAKWARLLRPTIQFFLVAFAVYVGYTRVSDYKHHWSDVLVGLLQGALVAVLNVHFVSDFFKKRPPRCTRSDTADSEEPERKPSLQIADSEHGNHYNYHHNPGPV, encoded by the exons CGGCTTTGCCCTTCATCATTATGACCATCGTGTCCAAGCCATATCAGCGAGGGGTTTACTGCGAGGACGAAAGCATCAGGTACCCATTAAAACCAGACACCATCACCCATGGCATGCTGGCAGCTGTCACCATCTCCTGCACAGTCATCATT ATTTCCTCTGGAGAGGCTTATCTGGTCTACAGCAAGAGGATTTACTCCAACTCTGACTTCAACCAGTACGTAGCAGCACTCTACAAGGTAGTGGGCACCTTCCTGTTCGGAGCAGCTGTGAGCCAGTCGCTGACTGACCTCGCTAAGTACACCATCGGCCGCCCGAGGCCTAACTTCATGGCTGTATGCGCCCCCAAGGTCTGCAAGGGATACATGCAGGAGATCAACTGCACAGGCAAGCTTCAGGACGTCACAGAGTCCAG ATTGTCCTTCTACTCTGGTCACTCCTCTTTTGGGATGTACTGCATGCTCTTCCTTGCG CTTTACGTGCAGGCAAGACTTTCAGCTAAGTGGGCCAGACTCCTCCGGCCCACCATCCAGTTCTTCCTGGTGGCCTTCGCGGTGTATGTGGGTTACACCCGAGTCTCTGATTACAAGCACCACTGGAGCGACGTCCTGGTGGGGCTGCTGCAGGGAGCCCTCGTTGCTGTGCTCAAT gtGCACTTTGTGTCGGACTTCTTCAAGAAGCGTCCGCCGCGTTGCACTAGATCTGACACGGCCGATAGCGAAGAGCCGGAGAGGAAACCCAGCCTGCAGATTGCAGACTCCGAACATGGCAACCATTACAACTATCACCACAATCCAGGCCCTGTGTGA